The proteins below come from a single Chelmon rostratus isolate fCheRos1 chromosome 12, fCheRos1.pri, whole genome shotgun sequence genomic window:
- the rab31 gene encoding ras-related protein Rab-31, which produces MAIRELKVCLLGDTGVGKSSIVCRFVQDHFDHNISPTIGASFLTKTVPCGNELHKFLIWDTAGQERFHSLAPMYYRGSAAAVIVYDITKLDSFQTLKKWVKELKEHGPEDIVVAIAGNKNDLGDIREVPMKEAKEFAESIAAIFIETSARNAVNVEELFQKISKQIPPLENPEVDSNESFKLTRQPAPPTRRCC; this is translated from the exons ATGGCCATAAGGGAGCTCAAAGTTTGCCTTTTAGGG GACACTGGAGTTGGGAAATCCAGCATCGTGTGCCGATTCGTTCAGGATCATTTTGACCACAACATAAGTCCCACAATAGG AGCATCATTCCTAACCAAAACCGTGCCATGTGGAAATGAACTGCACAAATTTCTGATCTGGGATACAGCCGGACAGGAAAGG tttcactCATTAGCTCCTATGTACTACAGAGGAtcggctgctgctgtcattgtgtATGACATTACTAAACTG GACTCTTTCCAGACACTGAAGAAGTGGGTGAAGGAGCTGAAAGAACACGGTCCAGAGGACATTGTTGTAGCCATAGCAGGGAACAAGAATGATTTAGGAGACATCAG GGAAGTTCCTATGAAGGAAGCTAAGGAGTTTGCTGAATCAATTGCGGCCATTTTCATCGAGACTAGTGCTAGAAATGCTGTCAATGTTGAGGAGCTCTTTCAGAAAATCA gTAAACAGATCCCACCCCTGGAAAACCCTGAGGTGGACAGCAACGAGTCCTTTAAACTCACCAGGCAGCCCGCTCCGCCCACCAGGAGGTGCTGTTAG
- the ralbp1 gene encoding ralA-binding protein 1: MTECFLPPSSSPAEQRRAEHPGGVARTPSSEEISPTKFPGLYRTGEPSPPHDGHHHEAPDAYVSDDDKEHSKKKNKFKKKEKRTEGYAAFQEDSSADEAESPSKMKRSKGIHVFKKPSFSKKKEKDFKVKEKGPKEDKAKDKKSKDLTAADVVKQWKEKKKKKKPTTEAEPVPVETPTFRPIFGAPLAEAVKRTALYDGIQLPAIFRECLDYIESYGMKCEGIYRVSGMKSKVDELKAAYDREECPCLEEYDPHTVASLLKQYLRELPENLLGRDLAQRFEDACGRQVEAEKVTEFQRLLSEVPPESRLLLSWLVTHMDHVIVREADTKMNIQNISIVLNPTIQIGNRVLYMFFTHVRELFGDVVLKPVVRPLRWSNMATMPALPETQESIKEEIRRQEFLLNCLHRDLQAGVKDLSKEERLWEVQRILTALKRKLREAKRQECESKIAQEIASLSKEDVSKEEMTENEEEVINLLLAQENEILTEQEELISLEQVLRRQIATEKEEIERLRAEIADIQSRQQGRSETEEYSSDSESESEDEEELQMILEDLQKQNEELENKNTHLNQAIHEEQEAILELRVQLRLLQSHKLQQELTVQPPAEQAPPAQSSPEPRSEEQSKRSVVAVAAGADAAASANGKAAKDPPKPSPSKDRRDTTM; the protein is encoded by the exons ATGACTGAGTGCTTCCTGCCGCccagcagcagccctgcagagCAGCGCAGGGCTGAGCACCCAGGGGGCGTGGCCCGCACCCCCAGCTCCGAGGAGATCAGTCCCACCAAGTTCCCCGGATTGTACCGGACCGGGGAACCTTCGCCGCCTCATGATGGCCATCACCACGAAGCACCAGACGCCTACGTCTCAGATGATGACAAAGAGCAcagcaagaagaagaacaagttcaagaagaaggagaaaagaa CGGAAGGCTACGCCGCCTTCCAGGAGGACAGTTCAGCAGACGAAGCGGAGAGCCCGTCCAAGATGAAGCGCTCCAAAGGAATCCACGTGTTCAAGAAGCCCAGCTTCTCcaagaagaaggaaaaggacTTCAAGGTGAAGGAGAAGGGCCCCAAGGAGGACAAGGCCAAGGATAAGAAATCTAAGGACCTGACGGCTGCAGACGTGGTTAAACAatggaaggagaagaagaagaagaagaaaccgaCGACAGAGGCAGAGCCAGTCCCAGTGGAGACTCCCACCTTCAGGCCCATCTTTGGAGCACCTCTGGCTGAGGCCGTCAAGAGGACAGCTCTGTATGATGGTATCCAGCTGCCAGCCATCTTCAGAGAGTGTTTGGACTACATTGAAAGTTACGGCATGAAGTGTGAAGGCATCTACCGGGTCTCAG GTATGAAGTCCAAGGTGGATGAATTGAAAGCAGCATATGACCGTGAGGAGTGCCCCTGTTTGGAGGAGTATGACCCCCACACGGTTGCCAGCCTACTGAAGCAGTATTTACGCGAGCTGCCAGAGAACCTGTTGGGCCGGGATCTGGCCCAGCGCTTTGAGGACGCTTGTGGGCGGCAGGTTGAGGCCGAGAAGGTGACGGAGTTCCAGAGGCTGCTTTCCGAGGTGCCGCCGGAGAGCCGACTTCTTCTCTCCTGGCTCGTCACGCACATGGACCACGTCATCGTCAGGGAGGCGGACACCAAGATGAATATTCAGAATATCTCCATTGTCCTCAACCCAACCATACAG ATCGGGAACCGTGTTCTTTACATGTTCTTCACACACGTGAGGGAGCTGTTTGGAGACGTGGTCCTGAAGCCGGTGGTGCGGCCACTCCGCTGGTCTAACATGGCCACGATGCCGGCGCTGCCCGAGACGCAGGAGAGCATCAAAGAGGAGATTCGACGACAG gaGTTCCTGCTGAACTGCCTGCACAGGGACCTGCAGGCGGGGGTGAAGGACTTATCTAAAGAGGAGCGACTCTGGGAGGTTCAGAGAATCCTGACGGCTCTGAAACGCAAACTGAGGGAGGCCAAACGTCAG GAGTGTGAGAGTAAAATAGCCCAGGAGATAGCAAGCCTCTCAAAGGAAGATGTTTCTAAAGAGGAAATGACTGAGAATGAAGAGGAAGTCATCAACCTCCTCTTAGCACAG GAAAATGAGATCctgacagagcaggaggagctgaTCTCTCTTGAGCAGGTGCTTCGCAGACAGATCGCTACTGAGAAGGAAGAAATCGAGAGGCTGCGAGCAGAGATCGCAGACATACAGAG CCGTCAGCAGGGTCGCAGCGAGACGGAGGAATATTCATCAGACAGTGAAAGTGAGagtgaagatgaggaagagctgcagatgATTCTTGAAGACCTGCAGAAGCAAAATGAGGAACTGGAG AACAAAAACACCCACCTGAACCAGGCCATCCATGAGGAGCAGGAAGCCATCTTGGAGCTCCGCGTCCAGCTTCgcctcctgcagagccacaaactgcagcaggaacTGACCGTCCAGCCGCCGGCCGAGCAGGCCCCGCCCGCGCAGTCGAGCCCAGAGCCCCGCAGCGAGGAGCAAAGCAAACGCTCTGTCGTGGCGGTGGCCGCCGGTGCAGACGCCGCTGCCTCGGCAAACGGCAAGGCTGCGAAGGATCCTCCGAAGCCCTCACCGAGCAAAGACAGGAGAGACACCACAATGTGA